The Lytechinus pictus isolate F3 Inbred chromosome 5, Lp3.0, whole genome shotgun sequence DNA segment gaggcaaaatgacaaacatataaagtggaacaagtacaaccataatatagaccacagatatgcaacagcaacactagaaacaaggagacaaaaggggcattagagAGTTGTgatgaccaatcaggttagagaaggggatgaaagccaaggagtaggcagacacaaaggggaGTTAATGTATTAAAGTATTTGGCTAAGTTTTCTCTGAACTATAGAAATTCAGAGTTGATTTCATAACTTTTGCTTCTTGGACCTATTCAGGGAATTTTTTTTATGGAGTGATTTCTATCATCTTTGTCAATGTAAAATTGTTTTATAGTGCTAATACCTTCTCCCCTCTCCTCtctatatatattctttttaatattcagatgtTGATGATCTTGGAGCTATTGGATCATGTTCATGCCTTCAGCGACTGGACATAAGTAGGAATGATTTAACAAGTCTAAAGACCCTGACTCCTCTTAAACAACTAGTCTATTTAAATGTAGCTGCCAACAGAATATCAAGTCTTGGTATGTACTTGATTTCAATAAGCTTTTTCTCATCTTTCCACAAATATTTAATGGAAGAACTGTCCATTCAAGGCAGATACAGTAGAGACTGAGGATTTATTCTACTAAATCTATCTGTcctaattttaaattttctgcCTTTATTGTCATTTTTGCCTTTTAAGGGCTTTAAGAAGTAGCAGTAAAATAATAAAGCTGGCAAAGTCACCTGGAAATTCAAATCATCTCATTACCATTTTCACAAACTGTCACAAAGCGTTTTACCAGAAAATGCATTCAAAGTCCATGCTGTTGTGTTTTGCCAAATCTCGGCACCATCACGCAAATGGCAGACGATATAAGAAAGGGGGCATCATTGCCCCCACAGTCCCAGACCTTTTAGGGTTACACCATGGTTCTACACCCTTCCAAGGGGGTTGTTTCagaaagatttaagtatgacttggagttgcacttaaatgcgttgcgtacatgatatgcaatgcgcaatcttattgatcaatacgcagtagtgcacgtcctcttggcatgatttGACAAATGCGGTCAGGCCTTTTATGCTATACGCAACTatgcatttaagtgcgactctacaggtaagtcatacttaaatctttgtgaaagaACCCCCTGGATCTTTTAACAATTGTAGTGATCTAGTctgcattttatacatgtagaatgggTATCAAAATCCATTTGATCTGATTGGTCAATTCTATTGCATTTAACTGTACTGGGCAGGTGAtcgatatcaaatattttttgacgataGCATTTTCAAGCATGCTATCACGCAAGTAAATGTAGGTCATTGTAATGCCATCGTACATGAAAACATAAATTGTAGAATCTCAAATTTGTTGGGATCCATACTTTTGCAGACCCATTATCATCCCCAATCAGATTTTATGCATTGAACTGtgaatttgcaattaattgaaaGACTTGTGAGTGATTTTAAGACCTAGAGCTGACTTCCAGTTGATTGCAAGTTTGTTGCAATGCCCTATTGGTCCGATGTATTGGCATCAATTGCGTTGGTGACCCATGATTCATCAGAAGGGATGAAACATATGTACAGGAACCCAATCACATTGGTAAAATACCAATGTGCCTTCGTGCACACTACTAACTCTGGCCTACACTCTTGTGTTTCCAATGCTTTACCCCATGCACTCATTCTATATAATCAACATATCCTATTTATTGAATTCCATAAATTTTCTTCCTCGTTTGAATCTCACATCCAGAGCTTAACTTCATCTTTTACTGTCCAGCTATGACATGCATCAACAATTGCCAAGAAAGGGTAACTTAACTACcggtattcttttttatttattaatattttcagagcCTTTGAAGGAGATGGAGAATTTACGAAGTTTAAATGCTGCTGGGAATCTCATTTCAAGGTATCTATAATCATaaacatttaaaggggaagtttatcCTGACGATAAGTTGGTTTTTATAAACGGAGAATAATTAGAGAAAAATAGTGtgaaatttttatgaaaatctgtcAAAGAATAACAGAGTTACGAATAAATTGTTAACGTTTTGActttgtgatgtcacagacaAGCAACTCCTATATATGTCATGTGATGTAAATTcctcaaaaaaaatgaaaatggttttattTGTACCATGGATATATTATCAGACACATCGTTTCATACCCCCATCCAtccaaaatatatttgtattcacAAGTGTTCCATTAAGATAATGAACTACATATAAGTCACATGTCAACAACCAAATTTGATATTATGGAGTGATGATGCCATATTGATATGACttgttaaatcaaatttctccctcttttttggggggaggggtggtgggatggatgataatgataatctcGGATGgttttatttcatggaataccagaaatattctactcgttagggccaatattccacttACTTGTATCTGCGTTTCATGGAATATttgcccaaactcttggaatacTCTATGGTATTTGATTCTGAGCCTTCCAATATAATCAAACAAGTGTGAAAtcaatgtgttttttttgtcACAAGCCATTATGATATACACGTATCTATAATATTTGCTCTGAATATATTTCTGATAGATTGGTGGGTGCCACTCTTTTATTGTCAACTgtaattgttttttatgtagACTGGACATTATaatacactgtatatatatattgcataaaatttgtaTCTAAAGGAATTGCTGActcagtacatgtacatgacctCAATTCTCTTTGCAGTTTTGAATCAGTGTATGCCCTATCAAATCTGCTGAACCTTGAAGACATGCGATTCCAGGACACCTTGCAAGAATGGAGCAATCCCATCTGTAACAGCACAACCTATAGGTCAACAATGATGTCTCACTTCTGCCACTTGAAAGCTTTGGATGGAGAGAGATTGTGTGGGAAAGGAAGTGAAGTCTTTACAGCTCTCAGACAGCTcgatagagaattagcaagtaaGATGGCAGTATGAGATTTATTACCTAATCTTAAAAATCTAGTGTTGAGGAAAAATACTAGTACACGTTTTTATTTGCTGACTAAGGTCCAAAGGACCAGTGGTAGTGTCAATTACATGTAAGtgtaaaaatgtgatatttatctctcaaaacattaaaatgtttAGAACTTATTCAGTCTGTGCGTGTTAGGGTGTGTGCATGAAGAGGTTGCCATCTCTACATCTTCCTTGTATACATGCTTAGATTTAACCGTTATTGTATGGGGGCGTGGGAGCCTCCCCTCTCCTCTAAATGTGATTTCAgccaaaagtcataaatgtatgagTATTTTTGCTATTACTCATtcaaattgattaattttgtacTATTTATGATTGCAATAGTCCATCAACAAATTTCTTTGGCCTTgaaaaaaacagtgaaaaacaaatggtcaaaaaacacaaaaaattgaataaacaaaaataatggatAAGCTTAGATATCGTAAATTTTTTGAGGTACGTTTGCTAGAAACACTAATAAGAGTATCCAGACCAAAAATCAGCACATGTGTAGCTTTATTGAGTGATTTAGAGCAAAAGGACGGATTGCATAATTTAGCATGactaatcaacatttttttctttttaaatatcaatatgattttgtagattatgtggCAGGCGACGTACGTGCTAATTTTCTTTACGATCGCATGGGCGACGGCTGAGATCATAGGAGGGAGCCTTTCGACGGCTACCACCtccccccaaatttttttttcatccaaatAGTCCAGTTCAGTATTTAAGTACaggattaaagaaaaaatatatataaaataagagAGAAGGAtttctttattattgttttgtttttgtttttttaatatgcctTCTCTGTTGAATATAATGTTTATCCattaaaacttaatattttaatgtaaattCTGGTAGAATGTTCATTACCTACATCATGATAATCAAGGTAAATGTACCAGCAACACTGCTATGGAGGCCACATTTCAAGTTCAAGCTCTTAATTTATGTTAAAGATAAGAGGTTTTGTTTTTGTCAATATAACCTACCAGGTGAATCACAGCTATGGCAAGGTGTCTTTGGTGTTATATCTCCCAGAATTTGGTCCAATCATACCACATAAGCTACCAAATGTCACAATATGAACATGATCAACATAATTTGGGTTACATTCACAATGGCTGTGTGACCAACCACAAGCATTAACATTGAAGAAAACTATGCATTGCATGTATGTAGAATGATATCACTTGACCAAATCTATTGGGACTTCCTATGTGattcaattatttcaaattgCTGCTAAGTATTTCTTATTCTGTCTCAATAATTCATATTTATCCTGAATGATCAATTTAATATCATCCCTTGATCCCCATTATAATGATGTGTATTCATAACTTATTTTCCTTGAGCTACACATCCTGTGAATTTTTtgcagatatacatgtatattcctttAAAGGCACTTTCATCAAACCTTAACATATTATAGATATTGTAATGGAATGTGCTCTCTTCCAATTAAATTGTCTTATTTCAGGAGCTTACACAAGGAGCTTTGCACTTTCCATTGATcacaagttttgtgaaataaagagtccatacatgtatatctgccTGCATCCAGCATTGTGGTGATCGTCACTTTGGTCTTTACCCTTTCGTTGATATTTTGCAGAGTGTGATGAACATTCAGGAGAtcatgtgaagaaaaaatcctCAGGTTCTTGGATGGAGAAAGGATTCAGGGATACGTGCCCTGAGCAGAAGAAAGAGATTGATGATACCGAGAAATTGATCAAAGGTCAGTAGGAAGAAATAATTGATTTGTAATAATACCAGGAAATTATTGTCTATTCtaataaaagtattttaatttcaattataaatgattttcatttttgcttaatattttttcatgctcTTCCCTATATATTCATTGATAAAGTTTTATCCCCCTTTTCATGTTTATGtgggttttattatttttttgagggggcTGAAGTTTGATTCTATAAACTACAAATACACAGTTTACACACACTTTTCCAATCTCTGTacatgttgaattttttttttcatttaaaattgcAAGTTGTACATGTGAACATTTTGTGATTAATTCAAAGAATAACGATATGTTTGGTTGTCttcatttaaaggagaatgaaacccttgaaaccagctgaatccatatcaaagagaaaaatcaaagaaacatatcgttgaaagtttgaggaagattgaatgaataataagaaagttatgagcatttgaatattgagatcactaatgccatgtagatcctcccgttggcaatgcgaccaagatctgtgatgtcacacacgtacaactccctcattgcttaagtacttatttcacttatattctcacttttatagaatctatcacaaggtgaggtgttctctttatgagaggacaagtacagaggtttcacaacattatatcattgatgaatcgtttgtcatatgattagaatgagcaaaaagagatgttttggggtatattttcagtgtccaaaaggggagagttgttcatctgtgatatcatagatcttggttgcgttgccaatgggaggatctccatagcattagtgatctcgacattcaaatgctcataactcttctattgctagtcctattttactcaaacttttgttgttcttattctttgatttttctgctttcacaaaagctaacttgctccaagagtttcattctcctttaatgtgaACTTATGTCAAAGCTTGTTTAAAATCTTGGGGGTTTCTGCTAAaaagttatatacatgtagataaatttTTGGAGGATGGACACTGTAGGGCATACATTGCAAATGTCTTAAGGTGGTCTCATCAGTGACAATTATTTGTAACCAatgaatgattttgttttaatttcaataatacaa contains these protein-coding regions:
- the LOC129260413 gene encoding leucine-rich repeat-containing protein 61-like isoform X2 — its product is MADESGDKNAENNKNSSLHGTRITPQLLKAQSGEFEVDSIFSLNLRQQDVDDLGAIGSCSCLQRLDISRNDLTSLKTLTPLKQLVYLNVAANRISSLEPLKEMENLRSLNAAGNLISSFESVYALSNLLNLEDMRFQDTLQEWSNPICNSTTYRSTMMSHFCHLKALDGERLCGKGSEVFTALRQLDRELAKCDEHSGDHVKKKSSGSWMEKGFRDTCPEQKKEIDDTEKLIKEMLLDCRTLSNVALHKIQQT
- the LOC129260413 gene encoding leucine-rich repeat-containing protein 61-like isoform X1; translated protein: MADESGDKNAENNKTDSSLHGTRITPQLLKAQSGEFEVDSIFSLNLRQQDVDDLGAIGSCSCLQRLDISRNDLTSLKTLTPLKQLVYLNVAANRISSLEPLKEMENLRSLNAAGNLISSFESVYALSNLLNLEDMRFQDTLQEWSNPICNSTTYRSTMMSHFCHLKALDGERLCGKGSEVFTALRQLDRELAKCDEHSGDHVKKKSSGSWMEKGFRDTCPEQKKEIDDTEKLIKEMLLDCRTLSNVALHKIQQT
- the LOC129260413 gene encoding leucine-rich repeat-containing protein 61-like isoform X3, which gives rise to MLKDSSLHGTRITPQLLKAQSGEFEVDSIFSLNLRQQDVDDLGAIGSCSCLQRLDISRNDLTSLKTLTPLKQLVYLNVAANRISSLEPLKEMENLRSLNAAGNLISSFESVYALSNLLNLEDMRFQDTLQEWSNPICNSTTYRSTMMSHFCHLKALDGERLCGKGSEVFTALRQLDRELAKCDEHSGDHVKKKSSGSWMEKGFRDTCPEQKKEIDDTEKLIKEMLLDCRTLSNVALHKIQQT